From the Halomonas sp. MCCC 1A13316 genome, the window TTCGAGGCTGGTATCGGGGCGAATATTGGCGTCGCGCTCGACGACCGCTCCGGCAGCTCCGACAAGCGACAGGCGCTCGCCGGAGAAGTGGCCCTCGGCCTCGGCCTGGGCGGCGCGACGATGAGAGGCGAGCGCGAACTCGTCCATTGCTTCGCGCTTGATGCCGGCCGCCTGGGCCAGGCGTTCGGCGGTGATACCCATGTTCAGCGCCACGTCGAGTTCCAGCCATTCGGCGCCGTGCAGCACTTCGGGCGAGGTCAGCGTGCCCTCCTTGAACAGGCTTGGGCCCATGGGCACCCGAGTCATGTTTTCAAAGCCGCCGGCCAGGGCGAGGTCGATGTCGCCAGCCTGGATCTCCCGAGCGGAGCTGCGCAGAGCGGCAAGCCCCGAGCCGCACTGCTGATCGATCTGACGGGTGGCACAATCACGCCCCTGCGGCCCCAGACGTTGTGACAACCACAGCGGGTAGCGACCGCCGAAGCTCCACTGCTCCTTGACCGGCAGCGCACAACCGATACTGAGGTCCTCCACGGCTTGCGGGTCGAGGTCGGCGCGGGCGAGCAGGGCATCGATCACCTGGGCGAGCAGGGCGTCACCGCGGGTGTCGGCCCAGGC encodes:
- a CDS encoding acetyl-CoA C-acyltransferase — encoded protein: MKDAYLVDYARSAFTRAHPRKPEVDAWADTRGDALLAQVIDALLARADLDPQAVEDLSIGCALPVKEQWSFGGRYPLWLSQRLGPQGRDCATRQIDQQCGSGLAALRSSAREIQAGDIDLALAGGFENMTRVPMGPSLFKEGTLTSPEVLHGAEWLELDVALNMGITAERLAQAAGIKREAMDEFALASHRRAAQAEAEGHFSGERLSLVGAAGAVVERDANIRPDTSLERLAGLDPVFLEEGRVTAGNSSPLTSGAAAALLMSSAAVERYAATPLARIVAFADVGVAPEHMGTGAAAAAQQALARAGLHADQIDAWEINEAFAAVPLHAIGKLGLDSSRVNVWGGALALGHPLGATGVRLAGTLARILAHRGGRYGCATACVGGGQGIAVILELM